CGATGCCGGTGCCGAAGGCCTGGATCATCGCCTGCACCTCGCGGTTGCCGAGCGCCTTGTCTAGACGCGCGCGCTCGACGTTGAGGATCTTGCCGCGCAGCGCCAGGATCGCCTGGGTGTGCGGGTCGCGCCCCTGCACCGCCGAACCGCCGGCCGAGTCTCCCTCGACGAGGAAGATCTCGCTGATCGACGGGTCCTTGCTCGTGCAGTCCTTGAGCTTGTCGGGCATCGCGGCCGACTCGAACACGCTCTTGCGGCGGGCGGTCTCGCGGGCCTTGCGGGCGGCGATCCGGGCCGTGGCGGCGTCGATCGCCTTGCGGATGACGTTCTTCGCCTGCTGCGGGTTGCGGTCGAACCAGTCGCCGAGCTGGTCGTTCACGACCTTCTGCGTGAACGCCTTGGCCTCGGTGTTGCCCAGCTTGGTCTTGGTCTGGCCCTCGAACTGCGGCTCGCCGAGCTTGATCGAGATCACCGCGGTCAGGCCCTCGCGCACGTCGTCGCCGGAGAGGTTGTCGTCCTTCTCCTTGAGCAGGTTGTTCGCGCGGGCGTAGCGGTTGACGAGGCTGGTCAGCGCGGCGCGGAAGCCCTCTTCGTGCGTGCCGCCCTCGTGGGTGTTGATCGTGTTGGCATAGGTGAACACGTTCTCGGTGTACGAGGTGGTCCACTGCATCGCCAGCTCCAGCGAGATTTTGCGCTCGGTGTCCTCGGACTCGAACGCGATGATCTCCTCATTGACCACCTCGGCCTTTCGCACCTTGTTCAGGTACTCGACGTAGTCGACCAGACCGCGCTCGTACAGGAACACCTCGGACGGCTGGCGGGCGACGACGGTGCCGTCGACGTCGTCTTCGAGGGCGGATGCCGGCCGCTCGTCGCGCAGCGCGATGCGCAGCCCCTTGTTAAGGAACGCCATCTGCTGGAAGCGCGTGCGCAGCGTGTCGTAGTCGAAGTCGATCGTCTCGGTGAAGATCTCGGGATCCGGCCAGAAGGTGATGGCCGTGCCGGTCTCGTCGGTCGCCTCGCCCTTCTCGAGCTTCTGCTGCGGCACACCGCCCTCGGCGAAGCGGTGCCGCCAGACGAAGCCCTTCTGCTTGACCTCGACGTCGAAGCGAGTCGACAGCGCGTTCACCACCGACGAGCCGACGCCGTGCAGACCGCCCGAGACGGCGTAGGCGCCGCCGCCGAACTTGCCGCCCGCGTGCAGGATCGTCAGCACGACCTCGACCGTCGACTTGCCGGGATCGGAGGAATGCGGGTCGACCGGGATGCCGCGGCCGTTGTCGACCACGCGCACCGCACCGTCTTCGAGGATGGTGACCTCGATGTTGTCGGCATGACCGGCCAGAGCCTCGTCGACGGAGTTGTCGACGATCTCGTACACGAGGTGATGCAGACCACGCGGCCCCGTGGAGCCGATGTACATGCCGGGTCGCTTGCGCACGGCCTCGAGACCCTCGAGGATCTGGATCTGGTCGGCCCCGTAGTCGCCGGAGACCTTTGTGGAGCTGTTCTCGATCGGTGCGCTCGTGGAAGCGTCGTCGGCGTTGTCTTCAGGCGTCATTAGAAATGGTTCTCCACATCGAAAGTACGATCCCATTCTAGTGGTTTCACACAGCGATATGCGCCTCAAACGCCGTGTGATCGCTTCTGAGCGCTTGAGGGTGCGGGCGTGGTGTCCTACCCGTAGGTGTCCCGCGGGCCCCGCCCCGGCACGACTCGCGGACCCCATTTCCACGACGGGACGTCAGGTCCGATGAAGCGGATGTTCTGCACTCCGGCGTCCGGATACCGGGTGCCGATCTCGGTCATGATGACCGCGCGCATGAACTGCAGGTTCTTCGCCCATGCCGTCGAATCGCATTTCACGGTGAGCACGCCGCGCTCGAGCGAGACCGGTTCCGAGTGCTTGGCCGTGTCGGCGCCGGCCAGCTCGGCCCACTGCCTGACGAGATCCTCGGCGGCGAGGGTCTTCTCCCATCCCGAGTCCTTGGTGAGCTTCGCCAGCACATCGCCGAGCATGCCCGGGTCGCGGCCCTTGGTGAACGGGGCGTTGTCGTCATCGACCTCGATGCGCTTCTTGCGCTTCCAGTTCTTCGCACTCGGCTTCAGTCCGCGCAGGCGCAGGTAGGTCGCGATCGTCTCGGGAGGGCGCGGCCCGTCGACGGGCTCAGGGACCCGGCTCATCGGCATCCTCCCTCTCGTCGGTGATGGTGCCGGCGCTGATCCGCACGACGTGACGGTGCAGCGGCTCGGGGATGTCGGCCTCGACCGCGGCCGT
The window above is part of the Microbacterium sp. nov. GSS16 genome. Proteins encoded here:
- the gyrB gene encoding DNA topoisomerase (ATP-hydrolyzing) subunit B produces the protein MTPEDNADDASTSAPIENSSTKVSGDYGADQIQILEGLEAVRKRPGMYIGSTGPRGLHHLVYEIVDNSVDEALAGHADNIEVTILEDGAVRVVDNGRGIPVDPHSSDPGKSTVEVVLTILHAGGKFGGGAYAVSGGLHGVGSSVVNALSTRFDVEVKQKGFVWRHRFAEGGVPQQKLEKGEATDETGTAITFWPDPEIFTETIDFDYDTLRTRFQQMAFLNKGLRIALRDERPASALEDDVDGTVVARQPSEVFLYERGLVDYVEYLNKVRKAEVVNEEIIAFESEDTERKISLELAMQWTTSYTENVFTYANTINTHEGGTHEEGFRAALTSLVNRYARANNLLKEKDDNLSGDDVREGLTAVISIKLGEPQFEGQTKTKLGNTEAKAFTQKVVNDQLGDWFDRNPQQAKNVIRKAIDAATARIAARKARETARRKSVFESAAMPDKLKDCTSKDPSISEIFLVEGDSAGGSAVQGRDPHTQAILALRGKILNVERARLDKALGNREVQAMIQAFGTGIGEDFDIEKARYHKIVLMADADVDGQHITTLLLTLLFRYMRGLIEAGFVYLAMPPLYRLKWSNAPHEYVYSDAERDALLAHGAENGKRLPKDAGVQRYKGLGEMNAKELWETTMDHTTRTLRQITIDDAAAADEIFSVLMGEDVESRRTFIQRNAKDVRFLDI
- a CDS encoding DUF721 domain-containing protein, with protein sequence MPMSRVPEPVDGPRPPETIATYLRLRGLKPSAKNWKRKKRIEVDDDNAPFTKGRDPGMLGDVLAKLTKDSGWEKTLAAEDLVRQWAELAGADTAKHSEPVSLERGVLTVKCDSTAWAKNLQFMRAVIMTEIGTRYPDAGVQNIRFIGPDVPSWKWGPRVVPGRGPRDTYG